Genomic segment of Umezawaea sp. Da 62-37:
AGCAGGCGATCCGCGAACGCTTCGACCTGGCGCTGGCCGCTTCCTACGGCGGACTCCACCAGTTGCACGCCCCGCTGGTCGTCCTGCCGCACGGTGCCGGGTACGGCAAGTCCCACGCCGCCGACGGCACGCGGGTGGTGTACGGGCTGGACGCGCAACGCTTGACCCACAACGGGAAGGTGCTTGCGAGCGCGCTCGTCCTGTCCCACGAAGACCAGCTGGACGTGCTCAGAGGGCAATGTCCGGCGGCGGTCGACCGCGCTGTCGTCGCGGGCGACCCCTGCTACGACCGGATGATCGCGAGCCTGCCGCACCGGCAGGCCTACCGAACCGCCTTCGGCGTCGAACCGGACGCCCGGCTCCTGGTCGTCAGCTCGACCTGGGGCGGCGACTCGCTGTTCGCGACGCACCCCGACCTCCTGCTCGACCTGGTGGCGGAGTTGGTCCCGCTCGGCTGGACCACCGCGGCGCTCCTGCACCCGGCGATCTGGTCCGGACACGGCAAGCGCCAGGTCAAGGCCTGGCTCGCCGACTGCCGCACCGCGGGCCTCGTCCTCGTCGATCCGGCCGCCGACTGGCGGGCCGCTGTCGTCGCCGCGGACCAGGTGATCGCCGACCACGGCTCGGTGGGCGTCTACGCCGCCGCGATCGGCCGACCACTCCTGCTGACCGAACCACCGCCCGACGCGCCCACCACCGGTTCCGCCCACGACCTCGTGCGGGCCAAGGCGCCCCGACTGGTCACCGGTGTGCCGTTCGAGGAGCAGTTCCACGCTGACACGCGGTGGACGTCGGACGTCGCCGCTGCCCTCACATCTCGTCAGGGGATGTTCTCGGCCGAACTCCGCCGCGCGGTGTACCGCTTGCTGAAGATCCCCGAACCAGGCTCACCCCCGCCCGTCGAACCCGTTCCGGTACCGGTGCGGGACGGATGGTGACAATGGCCCGAATTCGACCTGGGGCAGAAGTGGCGGAACCCGACGAGTCGACCCGCGAAGTGTGATCCACGCCCTGTGCGAAATGGGCGGTCGCCCGTTGTCCGTTGGCCGAGAACGTCTTGAGGTCCTGCGTCATCGCAGGTGAGAGGCCCTGCCAAGGGAATGAGTGTACAAACAAAACGGTGGAGATGCACCTGAATGCATCTCCACCGTTTTGCCTTATGTGCGCCGCCAGGGACTCGAACCCCGGACCCGCTGATTAAGAGTCAGCTGCTCTAACCAACTGAGCTAGCGGCGCTGGCACTTCATCTTCTTGCTTGTCTGGACCGCCTTGCTCCGTCCGACGAGAAGAACATTAGCACAGCGGTTCGCGCACTTCCCAATCGGCTGGTCAGGGACGGTTTGGAGGGGTTGCGGGGGAGAACTTCGCGTTGGTAACGATCCGGCATCCGCAGCAACTCCGGGGCAGACCGAGGCGTCTTCTTGTACTGGGACGGCAGCGGTAGTACCTGCTTGAGCTGCGTCTCGTTGTACGGGGACCAGATCGATGGACGGGGCGCGATGGGGATCACTGGTAGGCGTGGGGCGCTGGGGCTGGTCGCTGTCGGTGTGGTTGCGATGTTGATCACAGGGTGCTCGTCGGGGCCCGAGGTGCCGGTGCAGGCGAACGGCTCGTCGACCAGTGCGGCTCCTCCGCCTCCGCCGGTGACGCTCACGCTGCCGACCGCCGAAGGGGCCACGGGGGTGGCGCCGGGGTTGCCGGTGATCGCGACGGCTGCTGACGGGAAGTTGACGGAGGTGGCCCTGACGGCCGCCGACGGGGTCGTCATCGCCGGTCAGATCAGTGCCGACGGCCTCCAGTGGGCGAACAGCGTGCCGCTCGCCTACGACAAGGGCTACTCGCTGTCGGTGACGGGGCAGGGGACCGACGGCAAGCCGGTGACGAAGGTGTCGTCGTTCACGACGGTGAAGCCGCGGACGTTGACCTACATGGAGTCGAACCCGCAGGACGGCACGACGGTGGGGGTCGGGCAGCCGTTGGCGTTCTACTTCGACGAGCCGATCGTGGACAAGCTGTCGGCCGAGGCGGCGATCCAGATCACGACGGAGCCCGAGGTCGAGGGCGCGTTCCACTGGTTCAACGACAAGGAAGTGCACTGGCGGCCGCAGGCCTTCTGGGCGGCGGGCACGAAGGTCACCGTCAACGCGAAGATCTACGGCAAGAACATGGGCAACGGCGTGTTCGGCCAGGAGGACCGGACCATCACGACGACCATCGGCGACTCCGTCGTGCACGAGGCCGACGGCGGGACGCACCAGGTCGTGACGAAGGTCAACGGGCAGGTCGTGCGGACGGTGCCGACGTCGATGGGCAACGCCGCGAACACCACGCCGGTCGGCACGTACGTGCTCACCGAGAAGCGCGACCACATGATCATGGACTCGACGACCTACGGCTTGGCGCTGGACGCGGGCGGCTACAAGACGCCGGTCGACTGGGCGACGCGCATGTCCAACAGCGGCATCTTCGTCCACTCGGCACCGTGGTCGGTCGGCGACCAGGGCGTCCGCAACGTCAGCCACGGCTGCCTGAACATGTCCCCCGAAGACGCCAAGTGGTTCTTCGACAACGCGAAGCCGGGCGACGTCGTGATCGTCACGAACTCCGGCGGCCCGCCGCTCGAGTCGTGGGACGGCTTCGGCGACTGGCAGGTCTCCTGGCCCGACTGGGTCGCCGGGAACCGCTGAGACCCCACCCCATCCGCGCGGTGGTCGCCCGACCGGCGGCCACCGCGCGTGGCATGTCCACAGCGGACGCACACACCTACACGTCGCGCACTTGCCCGTCCTCGACGACCAGGCGCCGGGTGGTCTGCACGGCGTCGAGCATCCGCCGGTCGTGCGTGACCAGCAGCAGCGTGCCGGTGTAGCTCTCCAGGGCGGATTCCAGCTGCTCGATCGCGGGCAGGTCGAGGTGGTTCGTCGGCTCGTCGAGCACGAGCAGGTTCACGCCGCGGACCTGGAGCAGCGCGAGCGCGGCGCGGGTGCGCTCGCCGGGTGACAGCGAGGCGGCCGTGCGGAGCACGTGGGCGGCCTTGAGCCCGAACTTGGCCA
This window contains:
- a CDS encoding Ig-like domain-containing protein; its protein translation is MLITGCSSGPEVPVQANGSSTSAAPPPPPVTLTLPTAEGATGVAPGLPVIATAADGKLTEVALTAADGVVIAGQISADGLQWANSVPLAYDKGYSLSVTGQGTDGKPVTKVSSFTTVKPRTLTYMESNPQDGTTVGVGQPLAFYFDEPIVDKLSAEAAIQITTEPEVEGAFHWFNDKEVHWRPQAFWAAGTKVTVNAKIYGKNMGNGVFGQEDRTITTTIGDSVVHEADGGTHQVVTKVNGQVVRTVPTSMGNAANTTPVGTYVLTEKRDHMIMDSTTYGLALDAGGYKTPVDWATRMSNSGIFVHSAPWSVGDQGVRNVSHGCLNMSPEDAKWFFDNAKPGDVVIVTNSGGPPLESWDGFGDWQVSWPDWVAGNR